CCCCCACCTGGAGCGCCAGGCCGAAGTCGGTGACGTACACGCGGCCGGCGCGGCTCACCAGCACGTTGGCCGGCTTGAAGTCGCGGTGCACCAGCCCCGCCTCGTGCGCCGCCTGCAACCCCCGGCCCGCCGCCAGGAAGCGCTCCAGCACCTCGCGCCAGGAGTGCCCCTCCTCCAACCACCCGCTCAGCGTGCCCCCGTCCGCCAGCTCCATGGCGAGGAACACCTGATCCCCCCACATGCCCACGTCGAAGATGGGGATGACGTTGGGGTGGGACACCCGGGCCATGGCCTGCGCCTCGCGCAGCAGCCGCGCCCGCGCCGTCTCCGACGCCTGCCCCTCCGTCTGCAGCAGCTTGAGGGCCACCTTGCGATCCAGATCCGGATCGAACGCCGCGTACACCACCCCCATGCCGCCCTGACCGAGCCGCTCCAACAGGAGGTAGCGCCCCACCTGGGAGACGGGGGGCACGTCCTCCGGCGCCCGGCCCCGCTGGGACCGGGACCGGCCGGTGTTCGGCGCGGACTCGCGTGTGCCCTTCCCCTTGCTCCGGCTCTTCGAGTCTCTCATGGGTTCCCGAACATTCTAACTGGACTGTTTCCGCGGAAAAGGGCTACATTGTGCACCGTCCGAAGAAACTTCTGACGGCGCGCGTCGATAAATACGCAAGATTCGCGATTTTCCAAATCAGGTGGGATGCGAGATGAGCGTGAAACTGTCCTCGATGCTGGGTAGCGCCCTGTCCCGGGCGCTGGAGCTTCCCTCTCAGAGCCGTGTCCAGGCTCCCACTGCCCCCACGACCCCGGCCGCCAGCACGCCTGCCCCCCTCGTCCCGGGGAGCAGCGACGTCTTCGAGCAGGTGTCCAAGGTCCAGAAGGAGTGGGAGGCGAAGTTCGCCGACGTGGTCCAGGCGATCGCCCCCGAGCTGGAGCAGCTGGCGCCCCTGGAGTCGAAGTCCCTGAAGGAGCTGGCCAACTCGGTCAACGAGTCGCGCAACGTGGTGGCCGGAGACCAGGTCGAGAAGGGCAAGTGGTCGAGCTCCACGCCGGTGCTCCAGCAGACCGAGGACGCCAACTGCGGCGCGGCGGCGGCGGCCATGCTGACCAAGGCCAAGGGCGGCAAGGAGGCGGTGTCCGACGCGGAGCTGATGGGCGAGCTGGGCGGGCGCTTCGCCTCCAGGGAGGGCACCACGCCCAAGCAGATGGCCAACATGCTGGCGCACGAGGGCATGAAGGTGAAGGCGGGCACCACCAGCGTCGACAAGGACGCGCTGGAGAGCACCCTGAAGAGCGGCGGCAAGGCCGTGGCCATGGTGGACTCCAATGAGATCTCCAAGAAGGGGAGCGCGCAGGCGCCCGGCAAGGCGCACTGGGTCGTCATCGACGGCATGGATGACCAGGGCCGCTTCATGGTGAAGGACCCGGGCAGCGCCTCCAGCTACTTCGTGAAGGGCGAGGAGCTGAACAAGGCCATCGACACCGGCCGCAACACCCACCAGGCCGGCGGCGTGCTCCTCGTGGAGAACGCGCAGACCCCGGAGCCCGCGCCCGTGGTGGCCCAGGAGTCCGAGAAGAACGCGGAGGCGCTCGGCAACACTCCGGGCGGTGGCTCCATGTCGTGGCGCTTCGGCCGTGAGTCTTCCTGAGCCAGGCTGAAATCCATCTCACATTCCTAGAAAACCGGTTTCGCGGTTTCTGCTGGATGTCGTATGGATTTCGGAACCAGGGGGAGCGCAGAGTACGCCGCCATGTGTAGCAGGGACCGCACCAGGGTCGGGGAGTCTGGCCAGGCGACGGTCGAGGCGGCGCTCACCCTGCCGTTGACGATCTTCCTGTTGCTGGGGACGCTGCAGCTCTTCCTGCTGCTACAGGCGCGGGCGCTGACGGAGTACGCGGCGTTCCGCGCCGTGCGCACGGGCAGCGTCAAGCACGGGGACTGCGAGGCCATGACGCACGCGGCGATCGGGGTGTTGCTGCCCTCGTTCGCGCGGACGGACTCGCCGGCGGCGCTCGGGGTGGCCTTCCGCCACCACCGGGAAAACCGCTACCACCCCGGGCGTGACTCGGGGCACTCCGGCACCATCGTGTGGATTGCCCGCGAGCGGCCGTTGGGTGGCTCCATCCCCGAGAACGAGGAGGAGTCCTTCGACGACGTCAACCGCTACGGCGCCGTGGAGGACGTGGTGCGGCTGGAGGCGCGGCTCGTCTTCTGGTTCCCCATGCGCATCCCCTTCGCCAACTGGGTGCTGGGCCGGATGTTCCTGGCCCAGCTGGGGTTGCGCGAGTACTCGTCCACGGATCCGCTCATCCCGACTCACACCGCGAACTGGGGCGGCCGGGCCCCTCCCGCGCTCGATCTGGCCATCCGCGAGGAGATGCTCGAGCGCGCCACGCGCCACGAGTACGTCTTCCCGCTCCAGGCCAGCTACGCCATGCGGATGATGACGCCCGCGCGTTCCCGCTACTTCCGCAGGCAGAACTGCCCGCTCACTCCGGAGGGTCTGTGAGCTCGCGCCGCGCTCGAGGCCAGTCGTTGGTGCTCTTCAGCCTGATGATGCTGCTGGTCACCGTGATGGTGTGTCTCACGCTCTCGTTCTCCATGAAGGTGCGCGAGAAGATGGAGACGCAGAGCGTGGCGGATCTGGCCGCCTACAGCAGCGCGGTGGCCACCGCGCGCACCTTCAACAGCATCGCCCTCATGCGCCGCGCCCAGACGGGCCACCTGGTGGCCATGTCCGGGGTGCTGAGCCTCACCAGCTGGACCAGCATGATGCGCGCCAACCTCAACGCCGCCCGCGTGGCCGCGCAGGGTTGTCCCGCCGCCGCCGCCGCCCTGGTGGCCCTGGATGAGCAGAACGCGGAGATCGAGGAGAAGTGGCACGAGCTGGATGCCCGGGCCGGCGTGCAGGCCTACAACATCCAGCTGATCGGCGGACACCTGGGGAGCATGCAGGGCGAGATGTTCGGCCGGTTGCAGGAGGGCGTCGCCGGAGGGGATGCCTCGTTCGTCGCGCAGCTGGCGTCCCTGGCGAGCAAGGGCAGCCCGTACAGCAAGGAGCTGCGCGCGGGGACGACGCAGGTGTCCGTGAACGAGCTGATCCACGCCACCGCCGGGGGCAGCGGTCACGCCCTGGACATGGCCATGGCCACCCGCGGCTACGTCTTCACCACCCGCCGCCAGGGCCTGCCGGCCTTCGCGGGGGACCGGGGCATCATGGGCGCGTTGGGCGCGGCGGGAGGCCGGGCGCGCGTCATCAATGGCGGCGGCAGCGCCTATTGGGGCACGGCCCTGGGGCACGGCGGGCGCGCGGACAAGACCTGGTTCACCTGGGCCGAGGACCACGCCCTGGTGGAGGTCACCTTCCCCGGTTGCGCTCCCTTCCGCGTGAGGGCCACGGCGGGCGTGAAGGCCACCGACCTCGAGGACGGCAGCGACAACCACTGGTGGACGCCCACCTCGCCCGTGCTCGGGGGCGAGGACTCGGGGATGGAGAAGCAGTACCGGCACACGCTCCTGTCGTGCTGGCCTCGCACCTACTGCCCGAGCACCTTCATCGGCGGCATGACGTACAACACCGCCGACGACTCGAACGGCAACCTCTGGGCCCAGCCCAAGCTCTTCGCGCTCGCCCAGCGGGACTACAAGGTGCGGGGCTTGAGGAGCGATCCGTGGAACCTCCTCTTCCGCTTCCGCTTCACGCCCGGGGGCGTCAGCACGTTCGACAGCCACGGCATCGTCCTGGGCAATGGCACGGACATCAGCGTGCAGAACGCGCTCGCCACCGGGCTGGCCTACTACCACCGGCGCGGACGCTGGAACGAGCCGCCCAACCTCTGGAATCCCTTCTGGCGCGCCACCCTCGTGGCCGCGGACATCGACAGCGGGGGAGACCTGAGGCGCGGCGGCACCGACATCCCGGACACCGTGGGCGGCCCCGCGGCCGAGGCCTACCGTCAGCTCATCGCCGCTGGCTACAAGGGAGTGCACTGATGCGGGCCTTCCGGCGGGACTCGCGAGGGCAATCCACGGTGGAGCTGGCGCTGGGCCTGCTCGTCTTCGTCACCGTGGTGATGTTCGGCATCCACTTCGCCGAGGTGGGCTACCTGTCGCTCAAGGTGCACGAGGCGGCAGTCTCCCCGCTGTGGGACAGCACGGCGTTCCGGGTGCACCGGATGCTGGAGAACCGGGAGAACGTGAGCGACTTCGGGGCCTTCACCTCCATCGCCCCGCGGGTGATGGGCGATGCCCAGGCGCGCTACCGCGACTTCGACGGACGCAGCTCCTTCGCGAGCCCCCGCACCCACCTCACCCAGGTCTTCACCCGGGTGGAGGACATGCAGGTGCGGTGCGCTCAGGACGAGGAGGTGGAGTTCGACCTTCCCCGGAGCCGGCGCCCCGCGCTGCGCTCGCCCCAGCCGGGCAACTGGGGCACCTACCCGCCCGGACAGGACGTGGGAGACCCCACGGACAGCGTGCTCGATGGCATCTTCGAGAACGTGGGCGGCGTGAGCTGCTCCGCCGAGGCCCACCTGGAGGGACTGCCCACGCTGCCCACGTCCTTCCTGGAAGGGGAGGGCGGCTTCTTCCGGGAGAAGCACGCCACGCTGCTGAAGATGAAGGCGTGTGCCACGGGCCGGGCCGTGGGAGGCAAATGCGAGGGCCGCTACGGCATCCTCCTGGGTGACTTCGGCTTCTCGGATCCCGAGGTGAGCGGGCACTGCCCCCTTCAGCCCGAGCAGCCGGACGTGCCGTGCTCGGAGAACCGGGCCTTCTATTACTCGGCCATGAAGGTGTTCGACGCCAACGGGCGCTCCGCCGGCCGGGATGCCACGAAGTTCGCCGAGTTCTTCGTCGGTGACAGCCCCATCGACGAGAGCGGCTTCTTCATGAGCTACCGCGGCGAGGAGGACGACTACATCGAGAAGGACACCCCTCGGGGCGAGTCCCAGGACGAGGTGGATCGGCCGAGGAACACCGGCGGCGTGGACCACAAGCCGAGTCCCAAGCGCCGCCCGTCCAACAAGTGCTTCCTGGGGTTGCCGGAATGCTGAGCTGCCTGCTGGTGCTCGAGCTGTTGCTGGCGGCGGCGCCCGCCCAGGCGTCCCGCGAGCCCTTCCACTGGACGGTGCCCGGGCTGGTGTCCGTGGTGGACGTGCCGGACACGATGAACGTGGGCGGCATCCCCGTCCGCCTCCAGGTCTACACCTCCAAGGAGAAGCTGGAGCGGCTCCTCCAGTACTTCGCCACCGCCTTCGACGACGCCGGCTTCTACGTCCAGCGTCATCAGCCCCGGCTGGCCGCCGAGCCCCACCTCACCGCGTTGGATACGCGGACCTTCACCTCGTACACCGTCATCCTCACGCCGGAGCCCGGAGGGCTCACGTCGGTGGTGCTCGGCCAGGCGCGCCTGGGGGAGGCCCGGCCGGCCGCGCCTCCGCGCTTCCTTCCCGTGTACGCCGGGGCCATGAATGTCCTGACCGCGGACCTCGAGGGGGCACGGACGCTCACCTACCGGGCGCCCGGCAAGGAGAGCGAGGTGCGGAGCTGGTATCGCGACCAGCTCACCCGCTCCGGGTTCAAACAGGAGTCCCCCCAGGTCTTCCGCCGCGAGCAGCAGGAGCTCCGGTTGTCGCTCTCGCAGGAGGGGGGATGGGTCCAGGTGGTCCTCTTCCTCAAGACGGCCGGGGAGCTGCCGCCGCTGGAGCCCGAGGCGGAAACGCGCTAGGGACACCCGCCCATGAAGCGCCGCACCTTCCGAGTCGAAGCCGCCCACACGGGCCGTCCCCTGGGTGAGGCGCTGGCGGCGGAGCTGGGCGTGCCTCGCGAGGAAGCGGAGCGCCTGGTGGGTGTGGGCGCGGTGTACGTGGCCGGGCGGCGCAGCCGGGACGCGGGGACGCGGCTGACGGCGGGGCAGGTGGTGACGGTGGTGCTGGAGGAGGGCGGACAGAGCCCGCTCGCGGCGCCGCCGGCCTCCGCGCCCGCGTTGCGGATACTCCACGAGGACGCGGACCTCATCGCGGTGGACAAGCCGGCGGGGATGACGGCGCAGCCCACAGAGGGGCGCGTCGGGGACAGCCTGGTGGACCGCGTGGGCGAGTACCTGAAGCGGCCCGCGGGCCTGGTGCACCGGTTGGACAGGGAGACGTCCGGGGTGACGGTGTTCGGGAAGACGCCCCAGGCGACGACGGCGCTGGCCGAGGAGTTTCGCGAGGGCCGGGCGCGCAAGCGCTACCTGGCGGCGGTGGGCCCGGTGCCGCTGCCGTCCGAGGGCACCATTGATCTGCCGCTGTCGAAGGATCCGTCCCGGCCGGGGCGCTGGCGGGCGACTCGCGCGGCGAATGGGATTCCCGCGCTCACGGAGTACCGGGTGCTGCACGCGGGGCCGGACTTCTGCCTGGTGGAACTGCTGCCCCAGACGGGGCGGACCCATCAGCTGCGCGCGCACCTGACGGCGCTGGGAGCGCCCATCCTCGGAGACAAGCGCTACGGCGGCGCCTCGGGGGCGGGGGGGATTCCGGCTCCGCGGTGTTTGCTGCATGCTCAGGCGCTGGAGCTGGGGCACCCGCGCACGGGTGGGCGGGTGCGGTTCGAGGCGCCCATTCCGGAAGACCTCGCGCGCTTCTTCGCGGCGGTGGGTGTCGCCGGACGGTGACGGGAGCGCGCATGGAGAGCACCGGACAGCCCCTGGAGTTCTGGCTCCAGGATCTGGCGCGGCGCAGGACCTTCGCGAAGCCGGAGCACACCATCCGCGGCTTCTTCTTCAAGGGCATCCTGGAGAACCTCCGGACGCTGGGGGACGATGCGCTGGTGGCGCGTTGCCTGGAGGCGTGCGGCAAGGAGCGCTTCGTGGACTTCTTCAGCTACCCCACGGAGCTGCTGTTCCCCATCCTCTTCACCGCGCTGCCCACGCTCGCCGAGCGGCATGGGGGCGCGGAGGAAGCGCTGCGGCAGATCGGGCGCCAGGCCTCCATCGACTTCCTGGCCTCCGTGCTCGGCAAGGTGATGCTGGTGGCGAATCGGGGGCAGCCCCAGCCGTTGCTCGGCAGCATGCCGGCGGCCTTCAGCGTGGCGATGAGCTACGGAAGCTCCCAGGTGCAATGGCTGGGGCCACGCCAGGGGCGTCTCAGCGCGCAGTTCAGCTTCATGCCTCCTCCGTTCCTCGAGGGGATTGTGCGGAAGCTGCTCGAGGCGGCGGGGGCCCGGGGTATCCAGGCCACCGCGCGCCCCGTGGGAGAGCTCGACATCGTGTGCGAGTTCTCCTGGGAGTGAGCGCCCTCCGGCCGGCCACCTACGGGGTGGTGCGCTGACGCAGCCGCGGCGGGAGGCGCGGTGCGAACTCGTCGAACTGGGGTTCCACCCGGGCCGGCGGCTCGCTCTTCAGCGCGGCGGTGGGGAGACCCGCCCAGCGGCGCACTGTCCCGACGGCCTCGGAGAACTGGAGCTCGGGGAGCCGGCTGATGCTGCTGCCGTGGTTTCCGCCCGGCACCGTGTACAGGTAGGAGTCCCTCGCGCTTCCCAGCGAGCAGGCCGCCGCGGTCCAGGGATCGAACTCGCCGTAGATGAACATCAACCGCTCGCCCTGCGTGGATATCCAGTCCTGGATGTCCTGCATGGCGGACTCGCGGAAGACGAGCGGCAGGCCGGGCGGTGCATAGACCGGAGCGACATCCGTGTCCGGGAAGTGGATGAGGTCGCCGAGGAAGTCGTCGTACGCCCCGGGCCAGCCCAGCTCCACCGACGCCTGGTAGTAATAGGCCGCGTAGTAGTCGAGGCCTCTGGAGCCGTTGTCGGCGAACGTGGCCAGACCGACCACGTTGTTCATCACCTCCAGCAGCTCCGCGCCCGTTGCCTCGCTCCCCGGGAAGATGTCGCAGCTGGCCGGAGAGCCGTACTGCCAGAAGCCGAAGTAGGTCTCGAGGACGGCATGCTCCAGCGCCCGCTCGAAGCCGAGCTGCGTATAGGTCAGCCCGTTGCCCTGCGCGTAGGTGCGCAGCAGCCCGACCAT
The sequence above is drawn from the Archangium gephyra genome and encodes:
- a CDS encoding C39 family peptidase; protein product: MSVKLSSMLGSALSRALELPSQSRVQAPTAPTTPAASTPAPLVPGSSDVFEQVSKVQKEWEAKFADVVQAIAPELEQLAPLESKSLKELANSVNESRNVVAGDQVEKGKWSSSTPVLQQTEDANCGAAAAAMLTKAKGGKEAVSDAELMGELGGRFASREGTTPKQMANMLAHEGMKVKAGTTSVDKDALESTLKSGGKAVAMVDSNEISKKGSAQAPGKAHWVVIDGMDDQGRFMVKDPGSASSYFVKGEELNKAIDTGRNTHQAGGVLLVENAQTPEPAPVVAQESEKNAEALGNTPGGGSMSWRFGRESS
- a CDS encoding TadE/TadG family type IV pilus assembly protein translates to MCSRDRTRVGESGQATVEAALTLPLTIFLLLGTLQLFLLLQARALTEYAAFRAVRTGSVKHGDCEAMTHAAIGVLLPSFARTDSPAALGVAFRHHRENRYHPGRDSGHSGTIVWIARERPLGGSIPENEEESFDDVNRYGAVEDVVRLEARLVFWFPMRIPFANWVLGRMFLAQLGLREYSSTDPLIPTHTANWGGRAPPALDLAIREEMLERATRHEYVFPLQASYAMRMMTPARSRYFRRQNCPLTPEGL
- a CDS encoding pilus assembly protein TadG-related protein, with product MSSRRARGQSLVLFSLMMLLVTVMVCLTLSFSMKVREKMETQSVADLAAYSSAVATARTFNSIALMRRAQTGHLVAMSGVLSLTSWTSMMRANLNAARVAAQGCPAAAAALVALDEQNAEIEEKWHELDARAGVQAYNIQLIGGHLGSMQGEMFGRLQEGVAGGDASFVAQLASLASKGSPYSKELRAGTTQVSVNELIHATAGGSGHALDMAMATRGYVFTTRRQGLPAFAGDRGIMGALGAAGGRARVINGGGSAYWGTALGHGGRADKTWFTWAEDHALVEVTFPGCAPFRVRATAGVKATDLEDGSDNHWWTPTSPVLGGEDSGMEKQYRHTLLSCWPRTYCPSTFIGGMTYNTADDSNGNLWAQPKLFALAQRDYKVRGLRSDPWNLLFRFRFTPGGVSTFDSHGIVLGNGTDISVQNALATGLAYYHRRGRWNEPPNLWNPFWRATLVAADIDSGGDLRRGGTDIPDTVGGPAAEAYRQLIAAGYKGVH
- a CDS encoding TadE/TadG family type IV pilus assembly protein, whose product is MRAFRRDSRGQSTVELALGLLVFVTVVMFGIHFAEVGYLSLKVHEAAVSPLWDSTAFRVHRMLENRENVSDFGAFTSIAPRVMGDAQARYRDFDGRSSFASPRTHLTQVFTRVEDMQVRCAQDEEVEFDLPRSRRPALRSPQPGNWGTYPPGQDVGDPTDSVLDGIFENVGGVSCSAEAHLEGLPTLPTSFLEGEGGFFREKHATLLKMKACATGRAVGGKCEGRYGILLGDFGFSDPEVSGHCPLQPEQPDVPCSENRAFYYSAMKVFDANGRSAGRDATKFAEFFVGDSPIDESGFFMSYRGEEDDYIEKDTPRGESQDEVDRPRNTGGVDHKPSPKRRPSNKCFLGLPEC
- a CDS encoding RluA family pseudouridine synthase translates to MKRRTFRVEAAHTGRPLGEALAAELGVPREEAERLVGVGAVYVAGRRSRDAGTRLTAGQVVTVVLEEGGQSPLAAPPASAPALRILHEDADLIAVDKPAGMTAQPTEGRVGDSLVDRVGEYLKRPAGLVHRLDRETSGVTVFGKTPQATTALAEEFREGRARKRYLAAVGPVPLPSEGTIDLPLSKDPSRPGRWRATRAANGIPALTEYRVLHAGPDFCLVELLPQTGRTHQLRAHLTALGAPILGDKRYGGASGAGGIPAPRCLLHAQALELGHPRTGGRVRFEAPIPEDLARFFAAVGVAGR
- a CDS encoding TIGR02265 family protein gives rise to the protein MESTGQPLEFWLQDLARRRTFAKPEHTIRGFFFKGILENLRTLGDDALVARCLEACGKERFVDFFSYPTELLFPILFTALPTLAERHGGAEEALRQIGRQASIDFLASVLGKVMLVANRGQPQPLLGSMPAAFSVAMSYGSSQVQWLGPRQGRLSAQFSFMPPPFLEGIVRKLLEAAGARGIQATARPVGELDIVCEFSWE